One region of Gossypium raimondii isolate GPD5lz chromosome 6, ASM2569854v1, whole genome shotgun sequence genomic DNA includes:
- the LOC105772883 gene encoding probable galacturonosyltransferase 4 isoform X1, with translation MKVRHIVLGLLSISVIAPIFLYTDRVGSFVNPSSSRRDFLDDVSAFTVSGDTRHLNVLHQETSTALKEPIGVVYSDHSTVTREHKSARVLSATDEERQQQQLSNPIRQVIDRAPPGLTTALDSHPNASDISAIELEQQPTQPSGKIVQEHSDNKHDRLTEPADAQVRHLKDQLIRAKLYLSLSAIKNNPHVTRELRLRVKEVTRALGDATKDSDLPKNAVDKLKAMDQSLEKGKQIQDDCAAVVKKLRAMLHSSEEQLRVHKKQTMFLTQLTAKTLPKGLHCLPLRLTTEYYTLNSSQQNFPNQQKLEDPRLYHYALFSDNILAAAVVVNSTISHAKHPSDHVFHIVTDKLNYAAMRMWFLSNPPGKATIQVQNIEEFTWLNSSYSPVLKQLGSPSMIDYYFRAHRASSDSNLKFRNPKYLSILNHLRFYLPEIFPKLNKVLFLDDDIVVQKDLTGLWSLDLKGNVNGAVETCGESFHRFDRYLNFSNPLISKNFDPHACGWAYGMNIFDLAEWRRQSITEVYHRWQRLNRDRQLWKLGTLPPGLITFWKRTYSLDKSWHVLGLGYNPNVNQREIDRAAVIHYNGNLKPWLEIGIPKYKIYWAKYVDYETVYLRECNINP, from the exons atGAAGGTGAGGCATATAGTATTGGGTTTACTCTCGATTTCCGTCATTGCTCCCATCTTTCTTTACACTGATAGGGTCGGCTCCTTCGTCAATCCCTCTTCTT CAAGACGCGATTTTCTTGATGATGTTTCAGCTTTT ACGGTGTCTGGCGATACTAGACATCTCAATGTTCTTCACCAG GAAACTTCCACCGCCTTGAAAGAACCCATTGGTGTCGTATATTCTGACCACTCTACAG TGACGAGGGAGCATAAATCAGCACGAGTGCTTTCTGCTACCGATGAAGAACGTCAACAACAGCAATTATCTAACCCCATTAGGCAGGTCATCGATCGAGCACCCCCCGGTCTCACCACTGCCCTGGATTCCCATCCTAATGCCTCTGACATCTCG GCTATTGAGCTTGAGCAGCAACCAACTCAGCCCTCTGGCAAAATTGTTCAGGAGCATTCAGATAACAAACATGACAGATTGACTGAACCAGCAGATGCTCAGGTCCGTCACCTCAAAGATCAGCTCATCCGTGCAAAACTATACCTGTCCCTTTCTGCTATCAAAAACAACCCACATGTTACAAGGGAGCTTCGACTGCGGGTTAAGGAAGTTACACGTGCTCTTGGTGATGCAACCAAGGATTCAGATCTGCCAAAAAA TGCTGTTGATAAGTTGAAAGCGATGGATCAATCGTTAGAAAAAGGGAAGCAGATTCAAGATGACTGCGCTGCTGTGGTAAAGAAGCTACGGGCTATGCTTCACTCATCTGAAGAGCAACTACGAGTGCACAAAAAGCAGACCATGTTTTTGACACAATTAACTGCAAAAACGCTTCCCAAGGGTCTTCATTGCCTGCCTTTGCGTCTTACTACTGAGTATTATACCTTGAATTCTTCTCAACAAAACTTTCCAAATCAGCAGAAATTAGAAGACCCCCGCCTGTATCATTATGCTCTTTTCTCAGATAACATATTAGCAGCAGCAGTTGTCGTAAACTCAACTATCTCACATGCTAAG CACCCTTCGGATCATGTTTTCCACATTGTTACTGATAAGCTTAATTATGCGGCAATGAGAATGTGGTTCCTAAGTAATCCACCAGGGAAAGCCACTATACAGGTCCAGAACATTGAAGAATTTACATGGTTAAACTCAAGCTACAGTCCAGTTCTTAAGCAGTTAGGTTCTCCTTCCATGATTGATTATTACTTCAGGGCACATCGGGCTAGTTCTGATTCAAATCTGAAGTTCCGGAACCCAAAGTATTTGTCCATACTGAACCATCTTCGGTTTTATCTACCAGAGATCTTCCCAAAACTAAATAAAGTGCTGTTCCTAGATGATGATATAGTAGTCCAGAAGGACCTTACTGGCCTTTGGTCCCTTGATTTGAAGGGAAACGTCAATGGTGCTGTTGAAACTTGTGGGGAAAGCTTCCATCGGTTTGATCGGTATCTCAACTTCTCAAATCCCCTGATCTCAAAGAACTTTGACCCACATGCTTGTGGATGGGCATATGGAATGAATATTTTTGATTTGGCGGAATGGAGGCGGCAAAGCATCACGGAGGTATACCACAGATGGCAGAGGCTG AATCGTGACAGGCAATTGTGGAAGTTGGGAACCCTGCCTCCTGGTCTCATAACATTTTGGAAACGCACATATTCCCTTGACAAATCTTGGCATGTGCTGGGGCTTGGCTACAATCCTAATGTAAACCAGAGGGAGATTGACCGGGCTGCTGTCATACACTATAATGGCAACTTGAAACCATGGCTGGAGATAGGTATACCCAAGTATAAAATCTATTGGGCCAAGTATGTAGATTATGAGACAGTGTATTTGCGAGAGTGCAACATCAATCCGTAG
- the LOC105772883 gene encoding probable galacturonosyltransferase 4 isoform X2 produces the protein MKVRHIVLGLLSISVIAPIFLYTDRVGSFVNPSSSRRDFLDDVSAFTVSGDTRHLNVLHQETSTALKEPIGVVYSDHSTVTREHKSARVLSATDEERQQQQLSNPIRQVIDRAPPGLTTALDSHPNASDISEHSDNKHDRLTEPADAQVRHLKDQLIRAKLYLSLSAIKNNPHVTRELRLRVKEVTRALGDATKDSDLPKNAVDKLKAMDQSLEKGKQIQDDCAAVVKKLRAMLHSSEEQLRVHKKQTMFLTQLTAKTLPKGLHCLPLRLTTEYYTLNSSQQNFPNQQKLEDPRLYHYALFSDNILAAAVVVNSTISHAKHPSDHVFHIVTDKLNYAAMRMWFLSNPPGKATIQVQNIEEFTWLNSSYSPVLKQLGSPSMIDYYFRAHRASSDSNLKFRNPKYLSILNHLRFYLPEIFPKLNKVLFLDDDIVVQKDLTGLWSLDLKGNVNGAVETCGESFHRFDRYLNFSNPLISKNFDPHACGWAYGMNIFDLAEWRRQSITEVYHRWQRLNRDRQLWKLGTLPPGLITFWKRTYSLDKSWHVLGLGYNPNVNQREIDRAAVIHYNGNLKPWLEIGIPKYKIYWAKYVDYETVYLRECNINP, from the exons atGAAGGTGAGGCATATAGTATTGGGTTTACTCTCGATTTCCGTCATTGCTCCCATCTTTCTTTACACTGATAGGGTCGGCTCCTTCGTCAATCCCTCTTCTT CAAGACGCGATTTTCTTGATGATGTTTCAGCTTTT ACGGTGTCTGGCGATACTAGACATCTCAATGTTCTTCACCAG GAAACTTCCACCGCCTTGAAAGAACCCATTGGTGTCGTATATTCTGACCACTCTACAG TGACGAGGGAGCATAAATCAGCACGAGTGCTTTCTGCTACCGATGAAGAACGTCAACAACAGCAATTATCTAACCCCATTAGGCAGGTCATCGATCGAGCACCCCCCGGTCTCACCACTGCCCTGGATTCCCATCCTAATGCCTCTGACATCTCG GAGCATTCAGATAACAAACATGACAGATTGACTGAACCAGCAGATGCTCAGGTCCGTCACCTCAAAGATCAGCTCATCCGTGCAAAACTATACCTGTCCCTTTCTGCTATCAAAAACAACCCACATGTTACAAGGGAGCTTCGACTGCGGGTTAAGGAAGTTACACGTGCTCTTGGTGATGCAACCAAGGATTCAGATCTGCCAAAAAA TGCTGTTGATAAGTTGAAAGCGATGGATCAATCGTTAGAAAAAGGGAAGCAGATTCAAGATGACTGCGCTGCTGTGGTAAAGAAGCTACGGGCTATGCTTCACTCATCTGAAGAGCAACTACGAGTGCACAAAAAGCAGACCATGTTTTTGACACAATTAACTGCAAAAACGCTTCCCAAGGGTCTTCATTGCCTGCCTTTGCGTCTTACTACTGAGTATTATACCTTGAATTCTTCTCAACAAAACTTTCCAAATCAGCAGAAATTAGAAGACCCCCGCCTGTATCATTATGCTCTTTTCTCAGATAACATATTAGCAGCAGCAGTTGTCGTAAACTCAACTATCTCACATGCTAAG CACCCTTCGGATCATGTTTTCCACATTGTTACTGATAAGCTTAATTATGCGGCAATGAGAATGTGGTTCCTAAGTAATCCACCAGGGAAAGCCACTATACAGGTCCAGAACATTGAAGAATTTACATGGTTAAACTCAAGCTACAGTCCAGTTCTTAAGCAGTTAGGTTCTCCTTCCATGATTGATTATTACTTCAGGGCACATCGGGCTAGTTCTGATTCAAATCTGAAGTTCCGGAACCCAAAGTATTTGTCCATACTGAACCATCTTCGGTTTTATCTACCAGAGATCTTCCCAAAACTAAATAAAGTGCTGTTCCTAGATGATGATATAGTAGTCCAGAAGGACCTTACTGGCCTTTGGTCCCTTGATTTGAAGGGAAACGTCAATGGTGCTGTTGAAACTTGTGGGGAAAGCTTCCATCGGTTTGATCGGTATCTCAACTTCTCAAATCCCCTGATCTCAAAGAACTTTGACCCACATGCTTGTGGATGGGCATATGGAATGAATATTTTTGATTTGGCGGAATGGAGGCGGCAAAGCATCACGGAGGTATACCACAGATGGCAGAGGCTG AATCGTGACAGGCAATTGTGGAAGTTGGGAACCCTGCCTCCTGGTCTCATAACATTTTGGAAACGCACATATTCCCTTGACAAATCTTGGCATGTGCTGGGGCTTGGCTACAATCCTAATGTAAACCAGAGGGAGATTGACCGGGCTGCTGTCATACACTATAATGGCAACTTGAAACCATGGCTGGAGATAGGTATACCCAAGTATAAAATCTATTGGGCCAAGTATGTAGATTATGAGACAGTGTATTTGCGAGAGTGCAACATCAATCCGTAG